The proteins below come from a single Limosilactobacillus reuteri genomic window:
- the recF gene encoding DNA replication/repair protein RecF (All proteins in this family for which functions are known are DNA-binding proteins that assist the filamentation of RecA onto DNA for the initiation of recombination or recombinational repair.), with amino-acid sequence MILTELHLHHFRNYQDLTVHFNPGVNVLIGHNAQGKTNMLEAIYVLSLTKSHRTSNDHELINWQEKSALISGTVEKSIGKIPLELQFSSKGKKAKVNHLEQARLSQYVGQLNAILFAPEDLSLVKGSPALRRHFMDREFSQMSSKYLYNAGQYRTLLRQKNKYLKQLKYKQQTDRVLLGVLSDQLAAFGAEVIIARQHFLKHLEGWAADLHQEISLNKESLQLEYVNQLKVNDETTAEEAYQALFKLYQDNEQREIEQGTTIYGPHRDDIRFLVNDKNVQAFGSQGQQRTTALSVKLAEIDLMKEQTGEYPLLLLDDVLSELDTIRQTHLLTAIQNKVQTFLTTTSLSDVARQLINEPTIFEIEHGTLNKEEVK; translated from the coding sequence ATGATTCTGACGGAATTGCATTTACATCACTTTCGAAATTATCAGGATCTAACCGTTCACTTCAACCCTGGAGTGAACGTTTTAATTGGTCATAATGCACAGGGTAAAACGAATATGCTAGAGGCAATCTATGTTCTTTCCCTGACCAAGAGTCATCGAACAAGTAATGACCATGAACTTATTAATTGGCAAGAAAAATCAGCTCTAATAAGTGGCACAGTAGAGAAAAGTATTGGCAAGATTCCACTTGAATTACAATTCTCAAGTAAAGGAAAAAAGGCAAAGGTAAATCATTTAGAACAAGCGCGATTATCACAGTATGTTGGTCAACTAAATGCAATATTATTTGCTCCTGAGGACTTGTCGTTGGTAAAAGGGTCCCCAGCTTTACGGCGCCACTTTATGGATCGAGAATTTAGCCAGATGAGTAGCAAGTATCTCTACAATGCAGGCCAATACCGCACACTCTTACGACAAAAAAACAAATATTTAAAGCAACTAAAATATAAGCAACAAACTGATCGCGTCCTTTTAGGAGTCCTATCTGATCAGCTTGCTGCTTTTGGTGCGGAAGTAATTATTGCCCGTCAACATTTTTTAAAGCACCTTGAAGGATGGGCAGCTGATTTACATCAAGAGATTTCACTGAATAAGGAATCATTACAGCTTGAATACGTTAATCAATTAAAGGTTAATGATGAGACTACTGCTGAAGAGGCTTATCAGGCCCTTTTTAAATTATATCAAGACAACGAACAGCGTGAAATTGAGCAGGGGACAACAATTTACGGCCCCCATCGTGATGATATCCGCTTTCTGGTAAATGATAAAAATGTACAGGCTTTTGGATCGCAAGGACAACAGCGAACGACAGCACTATCAGTAAAGCTAGCAGAGATTGATTTGATGAAAGAGCAAACAGGCGAGTATCCATTATTATTATTGGACGATGTGTTATCGGAACTAGATACAATTCGACAAACACACCTGTTAACAGCCATTCAGAATAAAGTTCAAACATTTTTGACGACAACTAGTTTGAGTGATGTTGCTCGCCAGCTAATTAATGAACCCACGATTTTTGAAATTGAGCACGGCACTTTGAATAAGGAGGAAGTAAAGTGA
- the gyrB gene encoding DNA topoisomerase (ATP-hydrolyzing) subunit B, with product MELASEYDASQIQVLKGLDAVRKRPGMYIGSTSAQGLHHLVWEIVDNGIDEALAGFCDEINVVVNPDNSITVKDNGRGIPVDTQKETGKSALETVFTVLHAGGKFGGGGYKVSGGLHGVGASVVNALSTELDVKVARQGKRYYMDFDHGHVKSAMKVIEEGLPETEHGTTVHFKPDPEIFRETTTYNIKTLTDRLRELAFLNKGLKITIEDLREIDHERKEFHYEGGIRHYVEYLNEDQNVLFDPPIYVEGKENDITVEVSLQYTDSYRSNLLTFTNNIHTYEGGTHETGFKMALTRVINDYGHKAGILKSNETLSGDDVREGLTAVVSIKHPDPQFEGQTKTKLGNSDARTATDHVFAATFNRFLLEHPDEARQIIEKGQLASKARVAAKRAREVTRKKSGLEISNLPGKLADNTSKDPEISELFIVEGDSAGGSAKQGRSRLTQAILPIRGKILNVEKATLDRVLANDEIRSLFTALGTGFGDDFDITKANYHKLIIMTDADVDGAHIRTLLLTLFYRFMKPMITHGYVYIAQPPLYQVRQGKFVKYIDSDEELEQVVSSLQPSPKPVIQRYKGLGEMDAEQLWETTMDPENRHLLRVKLDDAEQADKIFPMLMGTKVGPRRDFIEQNAKFVENLDL from the coding sequence ATGGAATTGGCTAGCGAATACGATGCTAGTCAAATTCAGGTTTTAAAGGGATTGGATGCAGTTCGAAAGCGTCCCGGAATGTACATTGGTTCCACTTCAGCCCAGGGACTTCATCACCTTGTTTGGGAAATTGTCGATAACGGAATTGATGAAGCCTTAGCAGGATTCTGTGATGAAATTAATGTTGTAGTTAATCCAGATAACAGTATTACTGTTAAGGATAATGGTCGTGGAATTCCAGTTGATACGCAAAAAGAAACTGGAAAGTCAGCCTTAGAAACGGTCTTTACTGTTCTGCACGCCGGAGGAAAATTTGGCGGCGGCGGATATAAGGTTTCTGGAGGTCTTCACGGGGTAGGGGCTTCTGTTGTAAATGCCTTATCTACTGAATTAGATGTTAAAGTTGCTCGTCAAGGTAAACGTTACTACATGGATTTTGATCATGGTCATGTTAAGTCTGCAATGAAGGTAATTGAAGAAGGACTTCCAGAAACTGAGCATGGTACAACCGTTCACTTTAAGCCGGATCCAGAAATTTTCCGTGAAACAACGACTTACAATATTAAAACTTTAACTGATCGTTTAAGAGAGTTAGCTTTCTTAAATAAGGGACTTAAAATCACGATCGAAGACTTACGAGAAATAGATCATGAACGGAAAGAATTCCATTATGAAGGTGGTATTCGTCATTATGTTGAATACCTTAATGAAGATCAAAATGTTTTATTTGATCCACCAATTTACGTGGAAGGTAAAGAAAATGATATTACTGTTGAAGTTTCCTTACAATATACAGATTCATATCGTAGCAACTTACTAACTTTTACTAACAATATTCATACTTATGAAGGTGGAACTCATGAGACCGGATTTAAGATGGCTCTTACACGCGTTATTAATGACTACGGCCACAAAGCAGGTATTTTAAAGTCGAATGAGACCTTATCAGGAGATGACGTACGGGAAGGTTTAACTGCTGTTGTCTCCATTAAGCACCCTGATCCGCAATTCGAGGGACAGACTAAGACTAAGTTAGGAAATTCAGATGCACGAACAGCGACTGACCATGTCTTTGCGGCAACATTTAACCGGTTCTTATTAGAACACCCAGACGAAGCGCGGCAAATTATTGAAAAAGGTCAACTCGCTTCCAAAGCAAGAGTGGCTGCTAAACGGGCACGGGAAGTTACTCGTAAAAAGAGTGGTCTTGAAATTAGCAATTTGCCAGGTAAGTTAGCTGATAACACGAGTAAGGATCCTGAAATTTCAGAATTATTTATTGTCGAAGGGGATTCTGCCGGTGGATCAGCAAAGCAGGGACGTTCGCGACTCACCCAGGCAATCCTTCCAATTCGAGGAAAGATCTTGAATGTTGAAAAAGCAACCCTTGATCGAGTTCTAGCTAATGACGAAATTCGTTCTCTATTTACCGCTCTTGGAACAGGTTTTGGAGATGACTTTGATATTACAAAGGCTAATTACCATAAATTGATTATCATGACTGATGCGGATGTCGATGGTGCCCACATTCGGACATTACTGTTAACCTTGTTCTACCGCTTTATGAAACCAATGATTACGCATGGGTATGTTTATATTGCCCAACCGCCGCTATATCAAGTTCGGCAAGGTAAATTTGTAAAATACATTGACTCTGATGAAGAACTAGAGCAGGTTGTAAGCTCACTGCAGCCAAGTCCTAAGCCAGTTATTCAACGTTACAAAGGGCTAGGTGAAATGGATGCTGAGCAATTATGGGAAACAACAATGGACCCAGAAAATCGGCACCTATTACGAGTAAAACTAGACGACGCAGAACAGGCTGATAAGATTTTCCCAATGCTAATGGGAACCAAGGTCGGACCACGGCGCGACTTTATTGAGCAAAATGCTAAGTTCGTTGAAAACCTTGACCTGTAA
- the gyrA gene encoding DNA gyrase subunit A, producing MAEQDMPNRITDVNLTSQMKNSFLDYAMSVIVSRALPDVRDGLKPVQRRILYGMNELGVTPDKPYKKSARIVGDVMGKFHPHGDSSIYEGLVRMAQDFSYRYMLVDGHGNFGSVDGDGAAAMRYTEAKMSKIAVEMLRDINKNTVDFHDNYDGTEKEPDVLPARFPNLLVNGASGIAVGMATNIPTHNLGEVINGLHMLMNNPDITTEGLMKAIPGPDFPTGGVVMGKSGIRKAYETGRGTIIVRAKVDIEEQKNGKQRIIVHEIPYMVNKAKLIERIAELARNKDIDGITDVNDETDRDGMRIVIDVRRDASAEVILNNLYKMTLMQTTFNFNMLAIVNGAPKILSLKQILQYYLEHQESVVRRRTEFELKKAQNRAHIVAGLRIALDHIDEIINIIRNSQTSEVAKNELMNNYGLSDRQAQAILDMRLVRLTGLEREKIEDEYQKLMAAIADYKDILAHRERINQIIYDELMEIQKRFGDERRTELQVGDITNIEDEDLIEEEDIIVALTHNGYIKRLPVDEFKSQHRGGRGVKGMGVHKDDFIEQLISSSTHDMLLFFTNSGKVYSMKGYEVPEYGRAAQGIPIINLLGINNKEKISAVINVSHETNDDDKYLFFITKLGTVKRTAVTEFKNIRSNGLKALNLHENDELIDVEVISEDQPMIIGTHNGYALSFKSSVVRSMGRSAAGVRGIRLRDEDYVIGAAPLNSDSKVLVISENGFGKQTPASEYPIKGRGGLGVKTVNVTVKNGPLVGLTTVNGDEDIMLVTDQGVIIRFGIESVSQTGRSAVGVHLIKMDNGARVATIAKVDKEVDEETEEVTNNSSQEEN from the coding sequence TTGGCTGAACAAGATATGCCTAATCGGATCACGGATGTAAATCTTACGAGTCAGATGAAAAACTCATTCTTGGATTATGCAATGAGTGTTATTGTTTCACGTGCGCTTCCAGACGTCCGTGATGGATTAAAACCGGTACAACGCCGGATTCTATATGGAATGAATGAATTAGGGGTTACTCCCGATAAGCCTTACAAGAAGTCAGCCCGGATTGTCGGGGATGTAATGGGTAAGTTCCACCCACATGGTGACTCTTCAATTTATGAAGGACTTGTGCGGATGGCTCAAGACTTTAGTTATCGTTACATGCTTGTTGATGGTCACGGTAACTTCGGGTCAGTTGATGGTGATGGAGCGGCCGCCATGCGTTATACCGAAGCAAAGATGAGCAAAATTGCAGTTGAAATGCTTCGGGATATCAATAAAAATACCGTTGATTTCCATGATAACTATGATGGTACTGAAAAAGAACCGGATGTATTACCAGCTCGTTTTCCTAATTTATTAGTTAACGGTGCCTCAGGGATTGCCGTGGGGATGGCTACTAATATTCCAACCCATAATTTAGGTGAGGTTATTAATGGCCTGCATATGTTAATGAATAACCCTGATATTACAACGGAAGGACTAATGAAGGCTATTCCTGGTCCCGACTTTCCAACTGGTGGAGTAGTAATGGGTAAGTCCGGTATTCGTAAAGCTTATGAAACCGGTCGGGGAACTATTATTGTTCGAGCAAAAGTTGATATTGAAGAACAGAAGAATGGTAAGCAACGGATCATTGTTCACGAAATTCCATACATGGTTAATAAGGCAAAGTTAATTGAACGAATTGCTGAATTAGCTCGGAATAAAGATATTGATGGAATTACTGATGTTAACGATGAAACTGACCGTGACGGAATGCGAATCGTAATTGATGTTCGTCGTGATGCCAGTGCTGAAGTTATCTTGAATAATCTTTACAAGATGACCTTGATGCAAACAACTTTTAACTTCAATATGCTAGCAATTGTTAATGGGGCTCCAAAGATTTTAAGCTTGAAACAAATCTTGCAATATTATCTGGAACACCAGGAATCAGTTGTACGGCGGCGAACGGAATTTGAATTAAAGAAAGCCCAGAATCGTGCGCACATTGTTGCCGGATTGCGGATCGCTTTAGACCATATTGATGAGATAATTAATATTATTCGTAATTCACAAACAAGTGAAGTAGCGAAAAATGAGTTGATGAATAATTATGGTTTATCAGATCGACAGGCTCAAGCTATCCTCGATATGCGGTTAGTTCGGTTGACCGGTCTAGAACGGGAAAAGATAGAGGATGAATACCAAAAATTAATGGCAGCAATTGCTGATTACAAGGATATTCTTGCTCATCGTGAACGGATCAATCAAATCATTTATGACGAATTGATGGAAATTCAAAAACGTTTTGGAGATGAACGGCGGACTGAACTTCAAGTTGGTGATATTACCAATATTGAAGATGAAGACTTAATTGAAGAAGAAGATATTATCGTTGCCTTGACCCACAATGGATACATTAAACGTCTTCCAGTTGATGAATTTAAGTCTCAGCATCGTGGGGGTCGTGGTGTTAAGGGAATGGGAGTTCATAAAGATGATTTTATTGAACAACTAATTTCTAGCTCAACTCATGATATGTTGCTCTTCTTTACTAATTCAGGAAAAGTATACTCAATGAAAGGGTATGAAGTTCCTGAATATGGTCGGGCTGCGCAGGGAATTCCAATTATTAACCTGCTTGGAATTAATAATAAAGAGAAGATTAGCGCTGTTATCAATGTTTCACATGAAACTAACGATGATGATAAATACCTCTTCTTTATTACTAAGCTAGGAACAGTTAAACGGACAGCAGTAACAGAGTTTAAGAATATTCGAAGTAATGGATTAAAGGCGCTTAATCTCCATGAAAACGATGAATTGATTGATGTAGAAGTTATTAGTGAAGATCAGCCAATGATTATTGGTACTCATAATGGATATGCTCTTAGCTTTAAATCATCAGTTGTTCGGTCAATGGGGCGAAGCGCGGCTGGAGTTCGTGGGATTCGTTTACGAGATGAAGACTACGTAATTGGCGCTGCCCCTCTTAATTCTGATAGCAAGGTACTTGTAATTAGTGAAAATGGTTTTGGAAAGCAAACTCCTGCTTCTGAATACCCAATCAAAGGCCGGGGCGGATTAGGAGTTAAGACAGTTAATGTTACTGTAAAGAATGGCCCGCTGGTTGGTTTAACGACTGTCAATGGTGATGAAGATATCATGTTAGTGACCGACCAGGGAGTAATTATTCGTTTTGGCATTGAAAGTGTATCGCAAACTGGACGATCTGCGGTTGGTGTTCACTTAATTAAGATGGATAATGGTGCCCG